The following nucleotide sequence is from Ornithodoros turicata isolate Travis chromosome 2, ASM3712646v1, whole genome shotgun sequence.
ggaggcaccaatttgaaaaacaaacaaacaaacgtgggtggtggattataaagattcgattcgccgttttgggcactgggattcggattcgccaATCTCGAAtacctgcctaggattcgtggattcggttggcacatccctaatttTGACGTCACTGCTCGGTTTCGTCTTAACCACATTTAGCAATGATGATGCCAAGCGACCGCGACTCCTCTTGTCGATTGGCTCTCAATGCGCATTGCAAAGTTCTTTGCGATCGGTGACTTCAGCACAGCGGAATGCAGTACCGGAAACTCGACGCCACACGAACACAAACGCGTCGGTCTAGCGCGATCGAATGTGCGCTCGCCTTCTCTAATCAAAGGAGTTGATGTCGCTGAGAATAGCTTTCGTATTGTTTTTCGGTATCGCTACAGTATATTCTGCTGATAGATTTTTGCAAACGTTTTGGACGAACAGTAATGACTGCCAAACAGGGGCTATTTACGCTATGGTACATTTGCACAGGCATATGTACACGTTAATTGCGTAGGGAAAGAGAGAGCATCTGATGTTGTAAGAAAATATTTGAAAACTGTATCGGTGAACTGGGTCGATGGGAACAGAATCGCCATGcgtgagtaaaaaaaaaaaactgaggaagtaaaacaaaaaacatGTTGTGATGTCCTCTTCGATAAGTCCCTTCCACTGCGAACTGAGTAATTGCGAGGGACCGTGCAGCCTTTTGTGCAATCATAAACTTTGACTTGAGCATGTAGGTCACACAGATTTCCGAACTTCTTCTCAGCCACGAAAGAAAATCCTTTTAAGTTACCCACTTCCAGTCAAAGCTTCCTACTGAACTTGATTGGCATACATCAGAGAGCCGGAGGAAATGGACAAAATCAAAATCGCTGGAGCGTACACAAAACATACAGATGTCCATAGGCGTGGGCCACTAAAGTCCTCCGCCCTTTCCTCGGATGAACGAAAAGATTGTGCATCAGACACGTGACCTCTGTCATCCAATGGAATACAGAGAAGCATTTCTTACAGACGGTCCACCTTTTGTCAGGCGTAACCACAAGCTTAAAGGTAAGTATACCTCGCCCTGACAGACGTGATTGCTGGACAGCTATGGGCTTCCGCTGGATTGTAGTCATGCTTCACTTTGCAATGGGATCAATCTCAAATGACACCGTCGACTTCGTGGTGACGAAAATTGCTGCCGTGCACGGAGTAACGGAGGAACACTTGGGTGTAAAGATAAAAGCATATCTTGGCGTCCCCTACGCCGAGGCTCCCCTAGAGGACCTTCGTTTCCGAAAACCTGTTCCAGTGAAACAGAAGGACAGGATGATTCTGGCCACCCGTATGAAGGATTCCTGCATGCAGCAGAGCAATGGTCTGGAGCAGTTGCCGTGGCTTAGCGTGGAAGGTTCCAAGTCAGAAAACTGCTTGTACCTCAACATTTGGACTCCGCAGTGCGCAAACGTCAGCTGTCCTCTGAGACCTGTCTTGTTCTGGATTCATGCCGGTGCATTCCGTGGAGGCTCAGCCAGTATGGACATTTACAACGGTGGCATGCTCGCAGCCTACGGAGATGTAGTGACGGTCACCTTTAACTACCGACTTGGTGCGTTTGGATTCCTCAGTTTGAACGATTCGGAAGTTCCCGGAAATATGGGACTCTACGACCAACAAATGGCGCTGAAATGGATCTACGAGAATATTCGGTATTTCGGAGGGAATCCGAAGCAAATCACAATTTTTGGACATGACGCCGGTGCGTTGTCGGTTGGACTGCATTTGACCTCGCCAATGAGCCGAAAGTTCATTCGCAGAGCCGCGCTACTTGGAGGTGCTCCGAACTGGCTCGTTGATCCATTGGACCACACTGCTGGTTTCAAGAAGGGTTTGATGCTTAGCAAAGCGGTACAGTGTAGTGACGTATCCAACTCAGTTTCCAGTGACGCGCAAATGATTAGCAAATGCCTAAAGGAAGCAGATGCGATGACCATAGTCAACGCAGAAAGTGAAGTTTTCAGCGGAAGCTACTACACCTTCTGGCCACGGGACAAGGACGAGCTTGTCCCAATGGACCCGGTACTTGCTGTAGCTAAGGGACATGTGCTGCCCGTTGATGTTTTTGTAGGAGTTGCTGCTAATGAAGGATTCGCGCAGTCGCTAGCACTTCAGCGACGCATCTTTGATCCCCAAGACGGGCGGAAGCCAACCCGAGAAGAAGGCATTCAGATACTGAATGATGCACTCTACCTGTTTAGCCCAAAGTCTCGAGAACGAATCATTGATTTTTATTTCGAAAACAATACTGATGTTGACGGAGACGACGTCAGGAACTCCCTAGCGTTGGCGTTTGGAGATATTTTCGTCAACTGCCCGGTGACGTTCCTCGCTGAGTCATTTGGAGACAGGCCCATGAACGCCTATTATTACGTGCTGACACACAGGCCATCGTTCAGCAAATGGCCGGAATGGTACGGAGTCACACATTTCGACGACGTTACCTTCCTGTTTGGAATGCCACTGCGATATCCAGACATGTATTCGGCGAATGATGCGACCATAAGCAGGGTGCTCATGAATGCCATAACTTCCTTTGCTACGTCCGGGTAAGTTAGATTTGCGTAATTCGCTCTCGACCCTTCAGTAGGTCGTAGGGCCAGCTGCGTCTTTCTCGATTTCCAAGTGGTATGgactggtggtggtgatggtgaaagggctcgccgttgtcggcctcacagaggtgggcaacgtctggactgacgccgtggggaatgtgcgtcttgggccgacttctaagggaactgtgccgacataagtctgaaagcgtctgaggaaaacccaggaagaacccaagacagcacagccggcaccgggctGCTTTACGCCTGCTTTATGCCGCTTTATGAACGGCTTTATGCCTTGTACCTCAAGCTTTCTCTTTGCCAACCAATATCTTCTAGTATATACCAAACGCTCTCTTcttctctctcacacacactgCTATACGTGTGTATATACCAACATTAATTTTACGTGTGCATTGCAGGAGACCTTCACCAATGGAAGGAATGCTGTGGCCAAAGTTCACGTCCAGGTCCCCGGAATATTTAGAGCTGAATCCCAAAGGAATAACATTGAGAAGTAATCCTTTCAAGCGCTGTGATTTCTGGCGCACTTTCTACCCTAAGATAGCTTAGTGGTTTCCCATATATTTGCGGAGCGTTTCCTCGACCACCGAGAGGCAGTACTTGTTCCTGTCATACGTGTAAGCATTGTATAAATTCCGTGACCGAGTTTTCTATGTTCGAATAGACTACTGGCTGAACTAAGACGACGATGTTGTTGCACAACGTTGACGCTCTTTGTGACAATAATGAAATAGGTCAGTGATTTATTCAGacacccccctacaccccctaactCCTCCAAATATTCAGTGACACCCCTCTAACTGCTGGTTGCTGTTGGTGGGTGCTGCTGGTggctttttcacctgtgtaccccctacaggaaGTGCCCTTGccatttcagctttagacacatgtcggtaatgatatgttaagctgtaatgacgtaactacaATAATGATCCCCTCCCTAATTTTTTTCACAACTCCTCTgcgcttgggattctggataaaccactgaaaTAGACTGTCCCATTAAGATGTCAAACATGTAGTATGAATGTCATGCAGTTTATTTCGGGATGGGAATGTGTATTTCATTCCACACGCGTATTTCATGGCACACGTTGGTGCCGTattagaaaggaaaaaaaagggagataCTGAACCCTGCGAGCTGCATCCTGCTGTGGCGATGGTGTGTACAGTAGCCATTTGTTTCCTTCAGGCGGAATGTTTCGACTGTTAATGCATTCTTGACCGTAGAGAACGCTGTAGGAAATAGCAATTCTTATGTTCATTATACTCCCTCTGATCAGATAGGAGTGTTTTAAGCCTGGCACCTGAAGGTCTGTTATTTTTTAGCGATTGTTTACAATGATGATTACAACAGTCCaactgaacctctgtatgcaataaggggataagtcgacttatcctctttttactattcttgttgcaatgacatctacataccagtatgcacctgccaatgaaaacttaggaccttattgcgatttgttggcccgctacagcatggtaaaaaacgggaaatgcacgTGTGTCAAtaggacggacaatcagatcagaccccttttctcattttgggatttttcgacttatccccttattgcatacagaggttcaattgctcAGGAGCACTTTGGCCATTCCGCAAACAAGCGCTGGATTAGTAATGTATCATAAGACGTGTACAATAAATATCTATAGATAACACTGGCATGGAAGGTTCCTGGCATAGAGATGTCCCTGGAGGTGTCTCAGAACACACACAATACAAAATGATTGTGAAACAGGACTGTTCTTCGCATCAAGCTGGACCgctgccccattgcttttgcgGAGAGAGTGCGATGATTGTATGGTTAGCATAGATGATCAAATTATGTACATTAAAGATCGGTGCTGAGACCCATATCTCCGTTAGGAGccccacaacaaaaacaacaaattcCTGCCCCCATCTCCAGCTGTACGATATTTCGCACTTTAAGTGTGAATGTACTCTACATACCGTTCTCGGTTCTGACCGGACCGCGGGCCATAAAGACGTACGTCACAGGTGTCCACGACTGCGCAGGTGGAACAAAGGTTCGACGTTGCAAAGCCATTGCCTAACCACCGGGCCGCTGCGACATGTGGTGAAAATGGTACCAAGTCATCGTAGAAACCGATGAAGAAAtgcaaggaggaggaggaggaggaggaggaggtggtggtggtggtggtggaactgcttgccgtagtcgcaTGGAACAAcactgtacagtcaaactcctttatagcgaacacctttttaacgaaaataccactacagcaaattttttttgcggtcccgctggagcctataggtccaataatggacatcctttttaacgaaaattccTTTACTGCgaaatttttttgctgtcccctgagcttcgttgtaaaggagtttgactgtatatgcaCAGCACGGAGCAAATAATGGGAAGTAATGCTGTGCCGTCATTGCAACGCAATTCGTAGTTCAAGTGGATGTCCCCAAAGCCCAATGGAGACTTCCCCTGTAGACTTCCAAGATGTTTCCAGGGCTAAGAGAAGAACGCGTGGATGGTCATCGACAGCTGCGACAGATTATGCCACCGTAGTtgcaaaagaagagaaagacaCAGGGAAGTTGTCTATTGGGAAGACGTTTCACAAGCATATCTGAAATATGTAGATCCGTATTCTGCCTAAACTGTGCTACACTTGTGCCACCTTTGTGTAAGCTTTGTGCTACACCGTGAATATGTTTATGCCAGCAGCAGAGTTGAATGTCACGTTGTCTCAGCACGAGTCGTGCCGTTGCTCCTGCGACATGTTTTTGTGCGGATGTGGAAAGGATTCATTTCGTATAGGGACGGTAGCATGGTGAGATGAACTCTACTGCTCGAAGACATCCTGAGATGTACTAAACGTTTGACATCTTTGTAGAAGATGGGTATAGGGACACGCTATGAATCCCTATCATCATACACATATAATGACAACAAAAAGAAGATTTGGGTATATTCCGGGAGCGTCATTCGGAACTCGCCGGGCACGTAAAGCGCAAGGCATTGGTGACCACATTGACGTTCTGAGACGCGTTACGGTCCTGAGCAGTCTGCCGAGCAGATTGCTATTCTGAGAAACGTTATAGGTTGCGTTCTGAGAAATAATGCAGAAGCAGACGATGTGTCATTGCCCTTTATCCGTTTTGAGGGGGAGTCCCAAACTATAAAGAATAAGCCACAAGTAGCGtggccagaaaaatatttgggGAGAGGTTGTATGGGAACTTTACACGGGGGAGGAAGATTTTAACCCCCGTTATCTCTTTCCCGAATGCACTACCAAAGTACAATTTCGTAGGTTTGAACCCCGGAACCCCCGTGACTACGCGCCACTGACAAGACCCCTTTCCGAACTCCTTTCACTTTCACTGAAGATGACGCCTGAGCTTGGGCGAACACAGAAGAACAAATGACAAACACCAAGACCTGCTTGTATTTTGTCCCTCTGTGTTCGCCCAAGCTCAGGATTCATCTTCAGTTGATTTCGTCCTCAAGCTTGCCTGACTCTCTCACCGTTCTTTCAATTTCCTATAGTCACTTAATTCCTCCTTCGCTTCAAATTACTCCCGCACCCTCGAATCCAGCCCTCTGTGCATGGTATGGCATTATGTCCTGTGAAAGGCATTTCAATGTGTTCCGGGGATCAGTTGTACTCAATAACTCGTTTTGCTGTATGCTGTTGGAGTTCTCTGCGGTTTCCCGGCAAATCCCCTTGCACCATCACGAGGCTAGAAGGGAGTGTGGAGCTGTGTCGTTTGTTGAGACCACCGTGGGGGTTGAGACTGAGCGACTAGCATCGGCGAGCAAATACTTCAATGACCATACCACAAAAATAGCGCGTTGTCTTGATACGATTAGTAcacgctagagtcactaaataagcttgtTCAGTGCCTCTTGTCAGAGCCGTTCCGGAGGGAGGGGGGCGAGaagggcagccgccccgggcgccctcgccagacagggcgccgaacggcaggagTTGGGATGTTGGACAGTATAAAACGGGAATGAAGAGGATTtcaatttacgatctcggcagtgcaaatgagcgttttcttttccttgtttacagagcttctgacggcagtcagggagtggggggtggggggagttTCTCGTTCACCCTGCCTCGGACACTAATTCGCCTCGGGACGGCTCTGACTTAGTGCACGTTTATCAAAGTACCTTGTACCTTGCAGGACTTTGTAAAACGTAGCTATTCAGCTGTTTCCAGTTCCTTTTTTACTGACCCAACGAGCACCACTGCATAATGGCGGCAAAACATATGCCGGCAGCATAAAGCGGCGGTGTGTAATCTATTGTGCTGATGCGGCACAGCCTCCAATGTGCacttcgagctttctttttaCGCCTGGTAGAGCGCAATATGTACCGCTCAAGGCCCCGAATGACTTCTTTCGGTCATGCTATTGGCTGACGGTTGGTACGTATGGTGAACCTGCGCGAACACCAGACCTGAGACCAGCACCAGATCCTCGTTGCTGAGTCCGAAGCTGTCAAGTTCGTCCGTTGCGGGAACGGgagtcagtgatttatccagaccccccccccacctcatCCACCTGAcgccccccaaatgttcagtgacacccctttaactttttcacctgtgtacccctaCAGGGGATGCCCTTgagatttcagctttagacacatgtcggtaatgatatgttaagccgtaatgacgtaactataataatcaccccccccccccaatatctttgaacacccctccgtgcttgggattctggataaaccactgacgTGAGTTATGTGCCCGCGACTATGTCGTGTTCCAGAAAGGTAATCTCGATGTTGGCTTTTTCCTGGCACCGTAGGTCTGGTGGCAACTAGCGCACTAATGGACTGCTAACAAAAATGGCTGAGTACAGCCTGCTcgatttcctttctttctcagTCCGGCAAAGTCCAGGAGCGCTACTTCGAAGGGGATGCTATGGTTTTATGGAATAACCGTACCTCCATCTCTTCTGTCGGTACTTCGCCTTGTGCGTCTGACAGCTGTGACAGAGGTAATATATTTAGCGATGTAGGACTTCATGTCGTTCTGCGTACGCCGGCGTGATATCTTGTACGTTCGCCAGAAGCCGTCATATCCCATGGAATCCGAAGTATTATAATAATCTCATGTGCTATAAATTTCCCACCAATGAGCTGAAGCTGTTCCGACCTTCCCCATCGTTTTGTAGAACCCGACTCTTGTGTCATTGTTGGAAGCGATGGGCAGCTGGAAGAGCATCAGCGTGGTCTTACAATCGAATTTTTCGAATTTTCAAATCCACCTAGCAAGTTATAACGCAGAACGCTATACATGATCTTCCGTACAAATTTTGAACTTGCGCCCCTCTAATGAAGGGGAGAAATGTCATCCAGACTAACCATTATCAGTGCTTCTTTATCCGTGTATAAGTGCTGTACTTTACCACAAGCCTATAACGCCTATCACTACATATGTTACATGTTCATGCATAGTAGAAGTCACTTGGGAGCCGGAGGGGGGCGTTCTGTGTGTTCAAACCATGTACCACCCGAAATGGTACAGATCAGGACACATTTTACGGAACACCGAcatgtcacatttctccattggagcaaTACCCTAGCAGACAACAGGAGCgggcacacatactgagagaagCAGGGGCGCCGCTAGACAATTTTTCAGGAAGGGGCCAGATCTCGGACCCGAGCGCCACTGCACAGTCCCCCTGGGGGAGGGTGCCGTTCTACAGCTCTCTTGCGCAATAACTCCGAGTACCATCAGTGCAATAAGCGTGGATTATATTCTCATCAGTTTATTAACGGTACCGCAACGCGTACCTTATTATGTGGCCAGACCTTTCATTGCTTGGACACTGTAGCACATTATTTAGGACAGGTCGTGTGCTGTTTGCGGGCGacggaacgaaaaagaaaagtatgagaaATACGGCGGGAACTTTCAGAGATGTGCAGCCTTGACCACGGAGGCAGGGCTCTGGCAgagtcacacacaaaaaagtctGAGCCAGGAAGGGTCAAGTGCCCCCCCATGGTTAGAAGGATACAATATCtagtcacccgtttcttatttgaTCTCTCGCTGCAtgatagctagcagggggcTGCTCCGATGAAGGAATACGCCAGCGCTGCGTTCCGTAGACTTTTCTCCAAAACTGCACCTTTGTTCG
It contains:
- the LOC135384754 gene encoding acetylcholinesterase-1-like, with product MGFRWIVVMLHFAMGSISNDTVDFVVTKIAAVHGVTEEHLGVKIKAYLGVPYAEAPLEDLRFRKPVPVKQKDRMILATRMKDSCMQQSNGLEQLPWLSVEGSKSENCLYLNIWTPQCANVSCPLRPVLFWIHAGAFRGGSASMDIYNGGMLAAYGDVVTVTFNYRLGAFGFLSLNDSEVPGNMGLYDQQMALKWIYENIRYFGGNPKQITIFGHDAGALSVGLHLTSPMSRKFIRRAALLGGAPNWLVDPLDHTAGFKKGLMLSKAVQCSDVSNSVSSDAQMISKCLKEADAMTIVNAESEVFSGSYYTFWPRDKDELVPMDPVLAVAKGHVLPVDVFVGVAANEGFAQSLALQRRIFDPQDGRKPTREEGIQILNDALYLFSPKSRERIIDFYFENNTDVDGDDVRNSLALAFGDIFVNCPVTFLAESFGDRPMNAYYYVLTHRPSFSKWPEWYGVTHFDDVTFLFGMPLRYPDMYSANDATISRVLMNAITSFATSGRPSPMEGMLWPKFTSRSPEYLELNPKGITLRSNPFKRCDFWRTFYPKIA